The following are encoded in a window of Desulfatiglans sp. genomic DNA:
- a CDS encoding UDP-glucose/GDP-mannose dehydrogenase family protein: MKLNISVFGLGYVGTVLLGCLAKDGHKVLGVDVDPIKLDLLRNGKAPVLEEGIQALIQSSIESGRVDVTNDTEFAINNTDLSFVCVGTPAMANGSQDLRAILRLAEEIGKALKNKPGFHTIVIRSTVLPGTVENKIEPVIEQFSEKKSG; encoded by the coding sequence ATGAAATTAAATATCAGTGTATTCGGCCTGGGATATGTTGGCACTGTTCTTCTTGGTTGCCTCGCAAAAGATGGACATAAGGTGCTGGGTGTTGATGTGGATCCAATAAAACTTGATCTATTAAGAAATGGAAAAGCGCCTGTGCTCGAGGAAGGCATACAGGCTTTGATCCAGTCATCCATAGAAAGCGGTCGTGTTGATGTAACAAATGATACTGAATTTGCAATCAATAATACAGATTTATCGTTTGTATGTGTAGGAACACCCGCAATGGCAAACGGAAGCCAGGATTTACGGGCTATTCTTCGATTGGCCGAAGAAATCGGCAAGGCCCTGAAAAACAAACCCGGCTTTCACACGATTGTTATTCGCTCGACAGTTCTCCCCGGCACTGTTGAAAACAAGATAGAACCGGTTATTGAACAGTTCTCAGAAAAAAAATCAGG
- a CDS encoding TIGR03087 family PEP-CTERM/XrtA system glycosyltransferase, producing MKILFVCHRFPFPPRRGGKIRPFNIISHLSRNHEVTVASIVRSDTEAHAGEGLKDYCSNYLMGKISKPAALKNILKTLPTSIPFSMGFFYSRELDEQIKKERSGKKYDLIFVHCSSVAQYVEDITDTPKILDFGDMDSQKWLLYSMVRSFPMKKVFSIEGKRLQQAEMALAKKFDFCTCTTKAEMATLKGYNVTDNIDWFPNGVDTDYFSYDQTPYEPDTLCFIGRMDYYPNQQCMIDFCEKVLPLIKSERPDIRLMIVGADPSRSIKKLGSIKGVTVTGSVPDVRPYLRKCAVNVAPIEIARGTQNKILESLAMGIPVVTTNVAAEGVDAQPGEHFLVGSNHEEFAEAVIRLLTERELRQRLSEAGRNRMLDRHNWPSSMKKLDSIIEKTLTLRK from the coding sequence ATGAAAATTTTATTTGTTTGTCATCGTTTCCCTTTTCCGCCCAGGCGTGGAGGAAAAATCAGACCTTTTAATATCATAAGCCACCTGAGTCGTAACCATGAGGTGACAGTTGCCTCAATTGTCAGGTCCGACACAGAGGCACACGCAGGAGAAGGGCTAAAGGACTATTGCAGCAATTACCTCATGGGAAAAATCTCAAAACCTGCTGCCCTGAAAAATATCTTGAAAACTTTACCGACTTCCATTCCATTTTCTATGGGGTTTTTCTATTCAAGGGAACTGGATGAGCAGATTAAAAAAGAAAGATCGGGGAAAAAGTATGATCTGATTTTTGTGCACTGCTCCTCAGTTGCACAGTATGTGGAAGATATAACAGACACGCCAAAAATTCTTGATTTTGGAGATATGGATTCTCAAAAATGGCTGTTATACAGCATGGTCAGAAGCTTCCCCATGAAGAAAGTATTCTCCATTGAGGGGAAAAGACTTCAGCAGGCGGAAATGGCACTGGCCAAAAAATTTGATTTTTGCACCTGTACTACTAAAGCGGAAATGGCGACTTTAAAAGGTTATAATGTCACAGACAATATCGACTGGTTCCCGAATGGTGTAGATACCGATTATTTTTCCTATGACCAGACACCATATGAGCCTGATACGCTCTGCTTTATCGGGCGTATGGATTATTATCCCAACCAGCAATGCATGATTGATTTTTGTGAAAAGGTTCTGCCCCTTATCAAATCAGAACGGCCTGATATCAGGCTTATGATTGTCGGAGCTGACCCCTCACGGAGTATCAAAAAACTCGGCAGCATTAAAGGCGTAACTGTAACCGGATCAGTGCCTGATGTGAGGCCATATCTGCGCAAATGTGCTGTTAATGTGGCGCCCATTGAAATCGCCAGGGGCACCCAGAATAAAATTTTGGAATCACTTGCCATGGGAATTCCTGTGGTTACAACCAATGTGGCGGCAGAGGGAGTGGATGCCCAACCCGGAGAGCATTTTCTGGTCGGCTCAAACCATGAAGAATTTGCAGAAGCAGTAATCAGATTGCTGACCGAACGGGAGTTGAGGCAAAGGCTTTCAGAAGCGGGAAGAAACCGCATGCTGGATCGCCATAACTGGCCTTCATCGATGAAAAAGCTGGATTCAATAATCGAAAAAACTCTTACCCTGCGAAAATAA
- a CDS encoding oligosaccharide flippase family protein, with amino-acid sequence MLQNTIKRLLSHSMIYSLTWVSGSAASILLLPVYTRYLTPSNYGILEILAYTNDIFRIILISGINIGLARFYYGEKDEEARKIVISTGTAFVVFSGLAGYGIGWSFNSELASLILGDSSYFNFITLSLTILFADLVITISQMYFVVSKRPVIFIIYSLGRLVIGICANLYFIVVLELGPVGMLYGNIVSCSIAAVVMTAHSLVINGIRINTDLLKKMLKFGFPMIPAMLCATAMHNADRFLIRGFATLASVGIYSLGYKFPYMLNALILESFNRAWAGSTMYEIAGQADAKYQYARVASYFMMFYVFAQFCLSVFSISIIKLFAAPDYFSAHQVIPLVALGLSFHAFYTFFNMGAFLKDKTWLLNVAYAPAALVNIVGNILLLPKYGFMAAAWMTVVTYFIFSLITYFSCKRTLSISFEFGRLSLLFAYAAGLYVLSSLIQYDSFIPEIIKGICFVLLFILAVVFGGCTSKNERKKGMDILYGLLKSKKT; translated from the coding sequence GTGCTTCAAAATACCATTAAAAGGCTTTTAAGCCATTCCATGATCTATTCACTGACATGGGTCAGCGGAAGTGCCGCAAGCATTCTCCTTTTACCTGTTTATACCCGTTACCTAACCCCTTCTAATTACGGTATTCTGGAAATACTTGCATACACAAATGACATTTTCAGAATCATCCTGATTTCAGGGATAAATATCGGCCTGGCCCGTTTCTATTATGGTGAAAAAGATGAAGAAGCGCGCAAAATAGTAATATCTACCGGCACTGCATTTGTTGTGTTCTCCGGTCTGGCAGGGTACGGGATAGGCTGGTCATTCAATTCGGAACTGGCATCACTTATTCTGGGAGACAGTTCATACTTTAATTTTATAACCCTCAGTCTGACTATCTTGTTTGCGGACCTGGTTATCACCATTTCACAGATGTATTTTGTTGTCTCAAAAAGACCTGTAATTTTTATTATATACAGCCTTGGTAGGCTTGTAATAGGAATTTGTGCCAATTTATATTTTATTGTTGTTCTTGAACTCGGGCCGGTAGGAATGTTATATGGCAATATTGTATCCTGCTCGATTGCTGCTGTTGTGATGACTGCCCATAGTCTGGTTATAAATGGCATCAGGATTAATACAGACCTTCTTAAAAAAATGTTGAAATTCGGTTTCCCAATGATTCCTGCCATGTTGTGTGCAACTGCAATGCACAATGCAGACCGTTTTTTGATCAGGGGATTTGCGACCCTGGCCAGTGTGGGAATCTACAGCCTTGGATATAAATTCCCCTACATGCTTAATGCCCTGATACTTGAATCTTTTAACCGTGCATGGGCAGGTTCTACCATGTATGAAATAGCCGGACAGGCAGACGCTAAATACCAGTATGCCAGGGTCGCATCCTATTTCATGATGTTTTATGTATTTGCTCAATTTTGTTTAAGCGTGTTTTCTATTTCTATTATAAAACTATTCGCCGCACCCGATTATTTTTCTGCGCATCAGGTAATACCGCTGGTGGCCCTTGGTCTCTCATTTCATGCCTTTTATACCTTCTTTAATATGGGGGCATTTTTAAAGGATAAAACATGGCTTTTAAATGTTGCTTATGCCCCGGCCGCATTGGTCAATATTGTCGGTAATATACTGCTGCTGCCCAAATACGGGTTTATGGCCGCAGCCTGGATGACTGTTGTAACCTATTTTATATTTTCGCTTATCACATATTTCAGCTGTAAAAGAACCCTGAGTATATCATTTGAATTTGGACGGCTTTCCCTGCTTTTTGCCTATGCCGCAGGCCTCTATGTCTTGTCCTCTTTAATACAATATGATAGCTTTATTCCGGAAATTATTAAGGGTATCTGTTTTGTACTTTTGTTTATACTGGCTGTTGTTTTTGGAGGGTGCACCAGTAAAAATGAGAGAAAAAAAGGCATGGATATTTTGTATGGTTTATTAAAGTCTAAAAAGACTTAG
- a CDS encoding glycosyltransferase, whose product MQVCFTDPRIKSICYFSGKITGKRNTKGTMLTTILEPLSIIIITKNEEGYIGKSLDKLTNAIEVWGGKAEIILVDNGSEDSTRAIALKYGCKVIEDPYSSLGKLRNVGARSSSGLILGFLDADCLVDPKWISYCLSNFSNDKVSMVGTRAIPDLKNATWVERAWFNLFTGVDKPRYINWLGSSNFFIKREDFFAIGGFNEYLKVAEDVDLCNRLRKKENIILEKRVDTIHLRESKTLYEIFKREFWRGKGSIKSFACTFKATEFLSVFVPLLNFIILLSFLISGLCQKKIGFLFLLAFLFLPVLLMFKKKARVSSFKTMGHCYIIAAVYLFARTCSLLYEATLIFRNKVSKKTDSVICKLFL is encoded by the coding sequence ATGCAGGTATGTTTTACCGATCCGAGGATAAAAAGCATATGTTATTTTTCGGGTAAAATCACTGGAAAAAGAAATACTAAAGGAACCATGTTAACAACAATACTTGAACCACTAAGCATTATTATTATTACAAAAAATGAAGAAGGCTATATTGGAAAAAGCCTTGATAAATTAACAAACGCTATTGAAGTATGGGGAGGGAAAGCCGAAATTATTCTTGTTGATAATGGATCAGAAGATTCAACCAGAGCAATTGCTTTAAAATATGGTTGTAAAGTTATTGAAGACCCCTACTCAAGTCTTGGAAAACTTCGTAATGTAGGAGCTAGAAGCTCGAGTGGTTTGATATTAGGTTTTTTAGACGCAGATTGTTTAGTAGATCCAAAATGGATTTCATATTGTTTAAGTAATTTTTCCAATGATAAAGTTTCTATGGTTGGGACCCGGGCTATCCCTGACCTAAAAAATGCAACTTGGGTTGAAAGGGCATGGTTCAATTTATTTACTGGTGTAGATAAACCAAGGTATATCAATTGGTTGGGTTCGTCCAACTTTTTTATAAAAAGAGAAGATTTTTTTGCCATTGGCGGTTTCAATGAATATCTCAAGGTTGCAGAGGATGTGGACCTTTGTAACAGGTTGCGGAAAAAGGAAAATATTATACTTGAGAAGAGGGTAGATACTATTCACCTGAGAGAATCAAAAACCTTATATGAAATTTTTAAAAGAGAGTTTTGGAGGGGGAAAGGAAGCATTAAATCATTTGCATGTACTTTTAAGGCAACCGAATTCCTGAGTGTTTTTGTCCCACTGCTAAATTTTATTATTTTATTATCTTTTTTAATATCAGGACTATGTCAAAAAAAAATTGGCTTTTTATTTTTGCTGGCTTTTTTATTTTTACCTGTACTATTGATGTTTAAAAAAAAGGCTAGGGTTTCTTCATTTAAAACAATGGGACATTGCTATATAATTGCTGCTGTATATTTGTTTGCGCGAACATGTTCCTTGTTATATGAAGCAACTTTAATTTTCAGAAATAAAGTGTCAAAAAAAACAGATTCAGTTATTTGTAAATTATTCCTGTAG
- a CDS encoding phenylacetate--CoA ligase family protein, with protein MYPTIAKYVFFYPIRYLRGEFICPLINKVKQIETYDENDIEKYQIERINNVLSYCKENIPFYRNNLPNKMQYKKYIKSYEDMQNVPVIDKKLYIKEIVKCNSLPKKRVSKRSTSGSTGEPLIFYKERIATAFMDAVMYHTYSWHDIKIGDKQARFWGMPVKQQAKAKEQLKDFFMNRTRFSAFNLEKETMMQYYYHMLKFRPNYCYGYPSLIYEFASFMKANNLSFKALNLKGVILTGEMLLPERLGIIEEIFSAKTINEYGCTEIGVIGFQCKHNKMHVMSHNVYLEVLSEGIQVYDEEGDLYVTELNSNYMPFIRYKLGDRGIITKERCECGVHFPVIKSIKGRVDDFVITPDGRKIYDAIFAYTLKRHVKSFLVIQKRVELIEIYIVRDQLYSENTEKEYLNILHKALGDGIKLQVFHVDELPRESSGKLRYFRSEVSANKQVDTPPNFLNKT; from the coding sequence ATGTATCCAACGATCGCAAAATATGTGTTTTTTTACCCTATTCGTTATTTAAGGGGAGAATTTATATGCCCTTTAATAAACAAGGTAAAACAGATTGAAACATATGATGAAAATGATATTGAAAAATATCAGATAGAGAGGATCAACAATGTCCTTTCCTATTGCAAAGAGAACATCCCATTCTATCGAAATAATTTACCTAATAAAATGCAATACAAAAAATATATTAAGTCCTACGAAGATATGCAAAATGTGCCGGTTATCGACAAAAAACTTTATATAAAAGAAATAGTTAAATGTAATTCATTGCCTAAAAAACGAGTATCAAAAAGGTCAACCAGTGGGTCAACTGGCGAACCTCTAATATTTTACAAAGAACGTATTGCAACAGCATTTATGGACGCAGTTATGTACCATACCTATTCATGGCATGATATTAAAATAGGGGATAAACAAGCTCGTTTTTGGGGGATGCCTGTTAAGCAACAGGCAAAAGCTAAAGAACAACTAAAAGATTTTTTCATGAATCGCACTCGCTTTTCAGCTTTTAATTTAGAAAAAGAGACTATGATGCAATACTATTATCATATGCTTAAATTCCGGCCAAATTATTGTTATGGGTACCCAAGCTTAATATATGAATTTGCCAGTTTTATGAAGGCGAACAATTTGTCTTTTAAAGCTCTTAATTTAAAAGGTGTAATTTTGACAGGAGAAATGTTGTTGCCTGAAAGACTTGGTATTATAGAAGAAATATTTTCTGCAAAAACCATTAATGAGTATGGTTGCACTGAAATAGGTGTTATCGGCTTTCAATGTAAACATAACAAAATGCATGTAATGTCACATAATGTTTACTTGGAGGTTTTAAGTGAAGGTATCCAGGTTTATGATGAGGAAGGTGATTTATATGTAACAGAATTGAATTCAAATTATATGCCTTTTATACGTTATAAATTAGGGGATCGAGGCATCATAACTAAAGAAAGGTGTGAGTGTGGAGTTCATTTCCCGGTTATTAAATCAATAAAGGGGAGGGTTGATGATTTTGTAATAACACCAGATGGAAGAAAAATATATGACGCAATATTTGCCTATACACTAAAAAGACATGTGAAAAGTTTTTTAGTAATACAGAAACGTGTTGAATTAATAGAGATTTATATCGTTAGAGATCAGCTATATTCGGAAAATACAGAAAAAGAATATTTAAATATTTTGCATAAGGCACTAGGGGATGGGATAAAGTTGCAGGTTTTCCATGTTGATGAGTTGCCACGTGAAAGTTCTGGAAAATTAAGATATTTTAGGTCAGAGGTGTCGGCAAACAAACAAGTGGATACACCACCTAACTTTTTAAATAAAACTTAA